AACTTTGAGGACTCAATGGGCCTAATCCAATAAGATTGCCTGTTTAGAAACCaacaattattcaaataaaataaaagtataatcgAAATACTCTTGTTAACATTAACTTCAAATTAGACTAACTTGTATGATCTCCAGATACGCTGAAGCTTCGTGGCTTATGTTTAgttgtacaatttatattgttaCTGCGATCAACAACTTCTAGATGATGAGATGGAGCAACGGGTGGTGTTAAACTGTTCGATCGTCGTTGACGAGTTACAGGTGGAGGAAATTGCAAATTGAAGGCAGTGCCTGGTTGTGTGCCAAATAAACTTGTCTGTTCACTTTGCTGTTTAGAATTTCGCTGCCACGCATTATCCCatctaaaataaaagtaaataaaattaatataataaataaatacataaatattatacataaatattatacaactgTTTCTAATTCACCTAATAGTAGTATTAGTGTACTCTTCGAGACTGTGTATTGGTGGTGTACCACTAATACGTTCTTCAAGATGTCGAAGCCACTGAGTCAAAGAACGTCTATCTTGACTAGTTATAGCTGGATGAATCAAACAATAACTTAACAGTTGTTGAGTTTGTTCAGTAAATTGCCCTGTAGTTACACAATGGCTTACTAATTCTGGTATTGCTACTAAGTAACATTGTTTGCACTCTATATTCCCAGGCCTTAATAATGGCAAATGTGTTAGAAGTTGATTTATAGCAATTTCTGTTGATTCTGATAGCAATGAGTTTATAAATGCTACAACAACATTTTTTGGTAAAGATCATTTACATTTGTAGACTCTTAAATTCGTTtatactaattaaaaaaattacctGGATTATTAGCATTTAGTTCCTGTGTGTCTAATTCAGAAACAGAGTGCAAGGAATGCTGCACGGCTTGTGCAAGAAACCTTGCTTGAACTGCAGGAATGCGACGAAGTAGTGCATATAAAACTACAGTTTGCTCACACTCATTCCATTGTGAGAAAACTCGAGTTAATTCACCAACTTGTTCACAGAATAGAGCACCGGGTGACCACTTCATTTTTAACAGTGCTTTAGCGATAAggagcaaatattaaaagctcCAATTCTTTTTGGACTATTCAGATTACGATTCAATTGTGTTCCAATAATATTTAAGCAAAACCAGGTATGTGCCAGCACTCTGTATTGAATATAAaggatatttacatttttaagatgtattctatgtaaaataatttattaggaATTTAACCCTAATGTTCCCTCAGAATCTAAATGAggattatatttcaataaatattattaagatataaacAGCTATCAAATATTTGgcttttactattttttgcGTATTCTAAGCTTTTCATGAATAAAGTATCCCAAAATtggaaaagatattatttgataCACAAACAAAGAAGAAGTAAGAAGAACAgcaaagttaaatatttaaaaataaaattatacaatatatgaagaacaatttaattcatttgaaatttattgctaaaatattgttctaataacaatacaatacatttttaatattaaattcaatagggtaatgttaataatgattttatgtgagtatatacatttatttgtatgtaatatataaaaagatcttattatatacatacatgatAGAATTGCATGGTTAACTAAAATACATCTTTAAAAACTATCTTTATATTAACTGTATTATAATACTCAAATAGCAAGAGTTGCagatttcaattattcgaaatttaattattaatttttatatcttaaatcACCCATAACTTTATCGTTTAAACCTagtatcataaaattaatatttaacataaattaacaTATCAACTTTCTAGAACAGTGAAAGTGTGCAGCAAGTAAAATCGAACACCTAATATTAATTAgtcttacaaaattattatattaaacctacttgtatttatttcaaaaataaaacttataacgtacaacgtaccataaaaaacaataacaataatttattacaattaggtatactaaatattccaaataatcTTTTCACCAACTATAATACTGTAAAcactattttaattttcggaaaaagaaatatattaattctgTAATATCGAATCGTCGGATTTTTTCGGTTTTTATTAGGCGTATAACGAAGTCTAATATCCAACATAACCTCAAAATATCTGTGTACACTGCATCGACATGTAGGTACATCGATAAGAATTCCACTGAGGTCAAGTTTGTTTACCCCGCGATGCGTGTGTATTTATAGCTTTCCTGTTACGATCCATTCGGCGGTGCAATGGCACCGTGTGCGAGACTTTACATGCCTCTAACACTGATAGATAAGATACGATTCTTTCTACGGACAGAAATAACACAACTTTCCATCAAAGTTTCATCAAAACCTCTAAAACCCTCATATGATAAAACTAAATGtttcttagaaaaatttcattttgtatttccgTAGAATTCTTCGAGTCGCTTTCGTCGGTGCCGCTGCTATCTTTGTATGTGTGGGATAGTAGAGGGGAAAGGACAGAGAACGAACAGAGAAAAacaagagaataaaaaataattcgtttatgtattaatattaatcgacTTTCACagtaaaatgtatatgtagtagaattatcgaaattgtCGCGAAATAGGTGAAAGGGATATTctataaatgtaacaaatatattgcTACTGTGCGACTAGCACTCGGCCATTGAGCCGAACAGCAAACAACAAATTGTATGCTGAAATCGGTCAAAGCGCTTATGCTATATAATATAGCTacatattgatataattacCGTATGCAAGGCTGTAGGTGGCTGTTCCACAAGTTCGTTGTGCCCCTTGCAAAATAACAACAATACACAATTATAGCATTTTAGACAACGTCGAGTTAAAGGAAACATGTATCCACCATGCGGTATGGTGGGCTTACGTGACCACACTGGTTCGTCGTCGCAACTCGTTGCAGAACTTCACCTCTGCTATTGGACCACGCTCGAATGATAACAACCAATCGCGTTATAGCTTGGGGCGCGGTTCATTTGTGTCTCAAATGTACGTCGATTTTGTTTGGCTTTTTAGTATGCgttcaaaattcaattaggtttctttctatttttagtgtatatttattaataaactgaggatttttatgcaattgtgagaaatttaaaaatatcagaatgcagataatgcataaaaatatataaaatattcaaagtacaatatccgttttaatatttgaggtgagtaaaagaaatattttctgaggttctattttattagtattacatattcgtaaaaatatgaatttgcataaacatccgcagtctatttATTGATCAatgtagataaaaatatgattaaaatattatttgtaataaactaataaattctCTGAGATTtattaagttaattaatatatttggtCATAGTTTACAATTTATCTTACTTATTCaatataatctatatttttctttacaatgaattttaatataaaaaacattataatatttaaaattctaacaCAATAATAGACCgaacgtttattttaaatgtgaCCTAGCACAAAATACAtcgtcgaatgaaaaatagctttaaaataataatatatgtttgatgtttacaaaaatattagatattaaatataaatcatcgTATACTcatacaataatcttttctttttgattaCTCTAAATAATGAAAGAACACAGAGAAGTAGGACAACTGATTTAGCACTGACTATAAGGTATTCTTATCCTATGGCGTGCTACTTATGTGTATGCTATTAAATATTGTCGCCCATTCCATCGCTTTCAGTGACTAAAGCACGTTCCAGGATGACACGGCCTTCCTTGTATCGTTGATTCTCGTCTGTGGCAAATTCATACACCCACCCAAGTTTAGCATCACAGTTTTTGCAGCTGACATCTCGGACCATGTGACGACCCGTCAACATCACTCTATCCTGTACCTCGCTGTGTATCATTGtagacaaattaaattatgaatgGGCAAAAATCATATAAGATTATTCCATTAGTACAATTTCTCTGAGATTTTGTACATTTACGAATGGTATCCTGTGtgctaaataatgttaaaaagctacatatgtataaacagGAAAATCATGTACCTAagaataacatataataaacataaaataagtagtaaaagttacaaacatttaaataatcaatgaaacaataaaattatttttgtttgaaataatgataaattttttcaGAATGACAAAGTTTCTTTAAACTGTACTAATAAATCTTAacgtaatatacaaataatacaacGAAGATATCAAAACAAAATGACGCCATGTTGTAcctttgtaattaattttacaaacaattattataGTTCTCTTTCCCATATGTTTATACACATTCTCCTCTAATGGATAATTCGAGTTTTTGCTTAAATTCAACTCCTCTGTCCCTCTTTCTTAGGTACATGAGTATAATAACATTCCACCTTACACAATTGTCTTTGTCAAGCGCGAGAATTTTCAAAAGGTAGAAATGTAAACATAAACTTATTGTATATTACGTTTgacgttaatttatttaaaggaaCAAAGGAAAAATGCGAATACCTGTAATTCAAGTTGACCACTTTGTTAAATAGAAAAGCACGGCCTGTCGCGCCCGTAAAACGCGTGCTTATCAGCTGACCTCTGTTTGTAAGATTGGTGTCACAAGAAGCGCAGGAGAACAACCGAGTACCTCCGATGTGTTCCAAGAAAATTACGCCCATCCtgaaatatcgtaaatcgCTTTCCAAGTATTTACTGTGAAATAAAAACGACTTGGTAGATTCAAGCGAACTGCATTGACTCTACAAACAAGCAAGTCATGTAATTTGACGTAGCTGTCACTACAGCGCGATACATACACTACGCTACACAACAATACCATCCAAATGCTTGAGTCTGTCAAGCTGTATTAATCATGATTCATAGATTTCAAACTTCTAGATGGTACAACCGCCTACGAAAATTTTAAACTCGTACACTGCGATCAGAACGACgctgaaaaaaatacaaaactgACATACATGactgtaaatgtaaaataacattgcatcaaaattatttcacgattatttataaaactacATGTTCTATAAACatgtaattcttttaatttcaatacaaaattattgtctctaatataaattttctttcaacatGACTATTACTACATACATAATCAACAGTTTAAAAAtggtttaataaaatagtgaataatttgaaagtaaaacattttgtatacaagtcgtaattttaaaatgagaACACAGTATTTAGGTAAGTTTAAgtcaaaattaaaagaactatatgtttataaaacaTATGTCACTATAAATAGTCATGAAATAAGTTTGATGTAATGTTATTTAACGgtcttatatgtatatttacgaaatttatttacttatatcaACATTAATAGCGATACGTGAAAATtgattactttttaaattaataaaaaaaataaaaatgtgtaaaacaAAATACCAATAAGAGGGTGAATAAGATAGATTTGTAATCTTAGCGTTAAAAATCACAGCTGAGAAgaaacatgtatatatattatctacaTTTATACACgagcaaattaaataaaacataagcatcataatatatttttggaaaatgaCGAAAATGCCGCAAATACATATTactcaaatatttatttaatttcataccTCATAGAAGTATTCGTATGAATTACTATCCACATTCCCGTCTAAAATATACATGCGAattgggaaatatttttaaataaataccacgaataaaattaacaaatctttttttaatttcttaattaaaaaaatttctttgaaaaaagtAGTAAGCTTTCTTTAGAGTAAGGTAATGCTCCTTAcgcattattttttttcttttttaaaataaacatacattgaaaaaaatgagtgttattttagaataagaactgttatatatattatcccttttgtattcaaaatatcttgtaaataatttcgagagattacatcaaaatattatatctttattattcatataaacGGTATACAATATGttacaagtatatatataatatagatatatatatataatatatatgttcgtgtaaattatacttttaaagCTAGGTACATAGATGTTTGTGCAGTAAAATTCGAAACACTTTcccttaatttttcttttataattccaAATATTCGGACGTTGGCCGTAAAAGCCTCGCTATAATTATGTACCGTAACCACAATTAGAAAATGTGGAAGGTATAAATGTGAAAGCCAAAAAACATTTAGAattacgaaacgaatcgaaaatatattgttgGTCATTGTTTAATATCTATGTTCATATCTCTTCAAGGcacatttgaaatataatcaGTATACTCATTTCCATATTACAGAGGAATTTACTAACATTAATTGTTCCTATCATTTCACTAATAGTGTCTGGAGTTAGActtcaatgaaattaaaaaagtgagaaagaaaaacgagagaaaaaaatcaatagaaaaatataaaatattaaaaactccTTTAGCCAAAATCACAGACAAGTCCCTTACTTTCTCAAACAGAGCACAAAAACGCATTTTTCATGGTCTTAATTCTAGAATaatagttatataaatattataaatatacattcatatatatatacgtagtcttatcaaattatatacatacacgtatacataCGCTTCCTGATATTGAACATTcgctaataataaaatttacattttttattttgcatacgtaacgttattatgtatatttacatgtacGCACGTACAGCATATAAACAGTGGTCTCTTTCatgtgtacatgtatattgcgtatgtatatatatatatatatttatacatatatattttgattatatcCTTTTTTGATATTCAGATCATGAAGGATATCTTCCATAATACTGCACCTATttctatgtacataaaatgtttacagaacataatgaaatatagataaaaCGTACGCCGatgataataacaaaaatagtAACAAGTGACTTTGCAATTATTACGTGTTATCGTTACTACACATAGATATGATAAAATGCCCTGCTCAACGGCTTTGTGAAGGTTCACGGTTTTGTTACCGTCCCTTCTTCAtagtatttataacattttatattaaaaaaattaatttgcaagaTTAACTCCTTGCTCTGCCAATATCATCATAATACACGCTCACTAACACTCTTTTATTGCATGcacctttcttttccttcagCGAATATTTACCTAGTCAGGTCCTATATGACTATAATACGTCCTTTGTTGGAAGTTGCACAAATTTCCCAATGAATATCAATATGCGggcatttttatttcaagttaGATAAAATGGCTATCATCTGCACTGCAGGTATTTATTAACAAGTATAGAATGCTTGacgtaacattttaataattacacgcAACGCAAAGTGAAAACTAGAATCTTTCTTCAGTATGTAATAGTAACAAGATTATTCATTAACAAACTATACAAGAAACTATATTCCATAAACCACATTTGTGGGACATTCATGCaacataaaagaaatatttttacattttgagTGACGAAATAATTATAGCTGTCACagtattaatattcatattaacAGCGATTAACGACAtagatattaacaataataacgtagtacat
This sequence is a window from Bombus pyrosoma isolate SC7728 linkage group LG10, ASM1482585v1, whole genome shotgun sequence. Protein-coding genes within it:
- the LOC122572147 gene encoding protein yippee-like 5, with protein sequence MVLLCSVVMGVIFLEHIGGTRLFSCASCDTNLTNRGQLISTRFTGATGRAFLFNKVVNLNYSEVQDRVMLTGRHMVRDVSCKNCDAKLGWVYEFATDENQRYKEGRVILERALVTESDGMGDNI